In Aminobacterium sp. MB27-C1, a single genomic region encodes these proteins:
- a CDS encoding zinc metallopeptidase, whose amino-acid sequence MFPLFFDPTFVLLIPAVILAFWAQMKVKTAYSEYSRVLSRKGVTGAQAARALLDQFGMYNVPIQRVAGQLTDHYDPRDKTLHLSEGVYNSTSIAAIGVAAHEVGHAVQHQKNYAPLKFRNAVVPVVGIGSSLAFPLFFLGLLFRGPLLMDVGILLFVGVIIFHLVTLPVEFDASSRALKLLGDTGILGSDEVGGAKAVLNAAALTYVAAAVMAFAQLARLLLLRGMFGNRD is encoded by the coding sequence GTGTTTCCGTTGTTTTTCGATCCTACTTTTGTTTTGCTGATTCCAGCAGTAATTCTGGCCTTTTGGGCTCAGATGAAGGTTAAAACAGCCTATTCGGAATATAGCCGTGTTCTTTCACGAAAGGGAGTAACGGGAGCTCAGGCGGCTCGAGCACTCCTTGATCAGTTTGGAATGTACAATGTGCCCATTCAAAGGGTAGCGGGACAACTTACGGATCATTACGATCCTCGAGATAAAACATTACACTTATCGGAAGGAGTCTATAACAGCACGAGTATTGCTGCTATAGGTGTTGCCGCTCACGAAGTTGGACATGCAGTGCAGCATCAGAAAAATTATGCTCCTTTGAAGTTTCGTAATGCTGTAGTCCCAGTAGTTGGAATTGGTTCGTCACTGGCTTTCCCACTTTTCTTCTTGGGGTTGCTTTTTAGAGGACCGCTTCTTATGGACGTGGGTATTCTCCTCTTTGTGGGAGTAATAATATTCCATCTCGTTACTCTTCCGGTGGAATTCGACGCAAGTTCGAGAGCCCTGAAGCTTCTCGGTGATACGGGAATTCTTGGTTCCGACGAAGTTGGTGGAGCAAAGGCTGTTTTAAACGCCGCAGCCTTAACATATGTCGCCGCAGCCGTCATGGCTTTTGCACAATTAGCTCGT